The following coding sequences lie in one Xanthomonas hortorum pv. pelargonii genomic window:
- a CDS encoding UvrD-helicase domain-containing protein, which translates to MSSVPSPNRVLLSAAGSGKTTLLVRQALERPGRRIAIVTYTLENLEEIRRSFEVHAGAVPAHVTLHSWYGFLLRECIRPYQAALCPEPRIETILFVEGLTNNRAPRTQVARHYLAGNRMYSDRAADFAVRCDELTQGQVMARLAAMYDELYIDEVQDLAGYDLDLVERLLKSHIAVTLVGDTRQATYATNYAQRHSQYRGPNLAALFQIWESDGLCQLDHRLISLRCVQALCDMADTLYPQMPRTQSGNGEVTGHDGIYLVAPGDVAAYMQEFAPTVLRHDRRHACDGLPAVNFGQCKGRTYGRVLIFPNGPLTQYLRTADAARITAPPKYYVAFTRARQSVAFVYAGACVLPGHQLYAPASAGA; encoded by the coding sequence ATGTCCAGCGTGCCATCACCTAACCGGGTCCTGCTCTCAGCGGCCGGCTCGGGCAAGACCACGTTGCTGGTTCGGCAGGCCTTGGAGCGGCCTGGGCGCCGCATCGCGATTGTTACCTACACGCTGGAGAACCTTGAAGAGATCCGGCGCTCGTTTGAGGTTCACGCGGGCGCGGTCCCCGCGCATGTCACCTTGCACAGCTGGTATGGCTTTCTGCTGCGCGAGTGCATTCGTCCGTACCAAGCTGCGCTTTGCCCTGAGCCTCGCATCGAGACGATCCTGTTCGTAGAAGGTTTAACCAACAACCGGGCCCCACGCACCCAGGTCGCGCGACACTATCTGGCGGGTAACCGGATGTACTCCGATCGGGCGGCAGACTTCGCTGTGCGCTGCGATGAGCTGACCCAAGGTCAGGTCATGGCACGTTTGGCGGCCATGTATGACGAGCTCTACATCGACGAGGTCCAGGACCTGGCTGGCTACGATCTGGACCTGGTCGAGCGGCTGTTGAAGAGCCATATCGCCGTCACGTTGGTGGGTGATACGCGGCAGGCGACGTATGCCACCAACTATGCGCAAAGGCACAGCCAGTATCGTGGACCCAATCTGGCAGCGTTGTTCCAAATCTGGGAGTCGGACGGCTTATGCCAACTCGATCACCGCCTCATCAGCCTTCGCTGCGTCCAGGCCCTGTGCGATATGGCGGACACGCTCTATCCGCAGATGCCGCGAACCCAATCAGGCAATGGCGAGGTCACCGGGCACGATGGCATCTACCTCGTCGCTCCCGGCGACGTTGCTGCGTACATGCAAGAGTTTGCCCCCACAGTGCTCCGGCATGACCGGCGGCATGCCTGCGACGGACTTCCTGCGGTGAACTTCGGGCAGTGCAAGGGCCGCACCTACGGTCGGGTCCTCATCTTTCCGAACGGGCCGTTGACGCAGTACCTACGCACGGCAGATGCGGCGCGCATCACCGCGCCACCGAAGTACTACGTGGCCTTCACTCGGGCGCGGCAAAGCGTGGCGTTCGTGTATGCCGGTGCGTGCGTGTTGCCAGGTCATCAGCTCTATGCGCCGGCCAGCGCGGGCGCATAA
- a CDS encoding ATP-dependent nuclease: MPIERIVIDNFKSFRHLDLPLNAHMNLVVGDNEVGKSTLLEALHAVVTGQLHGRNLAYELTPYLFHQPTVQEYSAALAAGTPASPPRISIEAYLGGDAALASLRGTNNSLRLATAGIRLLVELNDDYREEFNAYLQQHQGAASLPVEYYTVRWYSFANNGVTARSIPFDSTIIDTHGIKTLSGADRYIAGIIEQALTPAQRVSLSLSFRRMRQSFSEEADVAAINAYLTEHTGDISHRALTVGVDTSPRSTWETSLSPYLDELPFTQAGKGEQSAVKMKLAMHAAGAADVLLIEEPENHLSYSSMTQLIDKIAALSTAQQVIIATHSSFVLNKLGVDNVILFSAQGQMKLDQLPSDTHDYFMKLPGHDTLRLILAKQAILVEGPSDELIVQRAYSDHHGVAPMAHGVDIISVKSLAFKRFLQIADRLKIQAKVITDNDGDIAVVQERYAEQLTAIYYDSDESAPSLEEQLIKANSLAELNTVLGKTFADEVALLKYMKGHKTDTALAIFNSRHSIRFPDYVQRAIT; encoded by the coding sequence ATGCCGATCGAACGCATCGTCATCGACAACTTCAAGTCGTTTCGCCATCTGGACCTTCCCCTCAACGCCCACATGAACTTGGTGGTGGGCGACAACGAGGTTGGCAAGTCCACCCTGCTGGAGGCCCTCCACGCGGTGGTCACCGGCCAGCTGCATGGGCGCAATCTCGCCTACGAGCTCACGCCTTACCTGTTCCATCAGCCGACGGTGCAGGAGTATTCGGCGGCGCTTGCAGCAGGCACGCCAGCCTCGCCGCCACGGATCTCTATCGAAGCGTACCTGGGAGGCGACGCCGCGCTGGCGTCGCTGCGAGGCACCAACAACTCGCTGCGTCTGGCTACCGCCGGCATCCGGCTGCTGGTCGAGCTCAACGACGACTACCGCGAGGAGTTCAACGCCTACCTGCAACAGCACCAGGGCGCGGCCAGCCTGCCGGTGGAGTACTACACGGTGCGCTGGTATTCCTTCGCCAACAATGGCGTCACCGCCCGCAGTATTCCGTTCGACTCGACCATCATCGACACGCACGGCATCAAGACCTTGTCCGGTGCTGATCGCTATATCGCCGGCATCATCGAGCAGGCATTGACGCCTGCGCAACGTGTCTCGCTGTCGCTGAGCTTCCGCCGCATGCGGCAGAGTTTTTCCGAAGAAGCGGACGTGGCGGCAATCAATGCGTACCTCACCGAGCACACCGGGGACATCAGCCACCGGGCGCTGACGGTGGGTGTGGACACATCGCCGCGCTCAACGTGGGAAACCAGCTTGTCACCTTACCTGGATGAGCTCCCGTTCACCCAGGCCGGCAAGGGCGAGCAAAGCGCGGTGAAGATGAAGCTGGCGATGCACGCGGCCGGCGCGGCCGACGTGCTTCTGATCGAGGAGCCGGAGAACCATCTGTCCTATTCCAGCATGACCCAGCTGATCGACAAGATTGCGGCCCTCTCCACCGCACAGCAGGTAATCATCGCCACCCATAGCAGCTTTGTGTTGAACAAGCTGGGCGTGGACAACGTCATCCTGTTCAGTGCGCAGGGCCAGATGAAGCTGGACCAGCTGCCGAGCGATACGCACGACTATTTCATGAAGCTGCCTGGTCACGACACGCTGCGGCTGATACTGGCCAAACAGGCGATCCTGGTGGAAGGGCCATCTGATGAGCTGATTGTGCAGCGTGCTTACAGCGACCACCACGGTGTGGCGCCGATGGCCCATGGCGTGGACATCATCTCGGTAAAATCGCTGGCATTCAAACGCTTCTTGCAGATTGCGGATCGGCTGAAAATTCAGGCCAAGGTGATCACCGACAACGATGGCGACATCGCCGTTGTGCAGGAACGCTATGCCGAGCAGCTCACCGCGATCTACTACGATTCCGACGAAAGTGCACCATCGCTGGAAGAGCAGCTGATCAAAGCCAATTCGCTGGCTGAGCTCAACACCGTGCTGGGCAAGACCTTCGCCGATGAGGTGGCGTTGCTCAAGTACATGAAAGGTCACAAGACCGATACGGCCCTGGCGATCTTCAACAGCCGGCACTCGATCAGGTTCCCGGACTATGTCCAGCGTGCCATCACCTAA
- a CDS encoding MerR family transcriptional regulator: MKISEAADASGCHLETIRYYERIGLLPRPGRSGNGYRVYGPADIERLRFIARGRDLGFSLEEVRSLLQLAGDEELSCGDVDRLARSHLTDVRARMADLQRMASELERVIASCHGGQRAECTILSTLRQTTSVEATRQ, from the coding sequence ATGAAAATCAGTGAGGCCGCCGACGCCAGTGGATGCCACCTGGAGACGATCCGCTATTACGAGCGGATCGGCCTGCTGCCGCGCCCGGGGCGCTCGGGCAATGGCTACCGGGTCTATGGCCCGGCCGACATCGAGCGGCTGCGCTTCATTGCGCGCGGCCGGGACCTGGGCTTCAGCCTGGAGGAGGTCCGCAGCCTGCTGCAGCTGGCCGGCGATGAGGAGCTTTCGTGCGGGGACGTGGATCGGCTGGCACGCAGCCATCTGACCGACGTGCGGGCGCGCATGGCCGACCTGCAGCGCATGGCCAGCGAGCTGGAACGGGTGATTGCCAGTTGCCATGGCGGGCAGCGGGCGGAATGCACGATCCTGTCGACGCTGCGCCAGACGACCTCGGTGGAGGCCACGCGCCAGTGA
- a CDS encoding DNA-binding protein, whose product MARSGLYKSDVQRARDSLRATGTHPSVDAVRVALGNTGSKTTIHRYLRELDDEDGQRPGAKVAIGDALQDLVSRLAERLHAEADTVVAQAQARFQAQLQERTQALEQACHEADSLRTQLQRTEIALQAEREAGDAARGEVASRTTELAQLAERIAGLTARLAEHERHAQSLEQKHEHAREALEHYRTSVRDQREQEQRRHAHQVQELQVALRRANEALTAKNHDLMQLNRDNGQWLERHTRLERELAQARQRTDAQQRERDALRLTAAEHQALQVRWTQDVQALECVRAELAAARAELVEERQRREHAEADTLRATVRLSTLEQLLARLRPVHSVGEPENAISAGAMPAGR is encoded by the coding sequence ATGGCAAGGTCCGGGTTGTACAAAAGCGATGTGCAACGCGCCCGCGATAGCCTGCGCGCAACGGGCACGCATCCGTCCGTGGACGCGGTCCGGGTGGCGCTCGGCAACACGGGGTCCAAGACCACCATCCACCGTTATCTGAGGGAGTTGGACGACGAGGACGGGCAGCGCCCCGGCGCCAAGGTCGCCATCGGCGACGCGCTGCAGGATCTGGTCAGCCGCCTGGCCGAGCGGTTGCACGCCGAGGCCGACACGGTCGTGGCGCAGGCGCAGGCGCGTTTCCAGGCGCAGTTGCAGGAGCGCACCCAAGCGCTGGAGCAGGCCTGTCACGAGGCTGACTCACTCAGGACGCAACTGCAACGCACAGAGATAGCACTGCAGGCCGAACGCGAGGCGGGCGACGCCGCCAGGGGCGAGGTGGCCAGCCGCACCACCGAACTGGCCCAACTGGCTGAGCGGATCGCAGGCCTCACGGCGCGATTGGCGGAGCACGAACGTCATGCCCAGTCGCTGGAGCAGAAGCACGAGCATGCCAGGGAAGCCCTTGAGCACTACCGGACCTCCGTCCGAGACCAGCGCGAGCAGGAGCAGCGCCGGCACGCGCATCAAGTGCAGGAGTTGCAGGTCGCCCTGCGGCGGGCCAACGAGGCCTTGACCGCCAAGAACCACGATCTGATGCAGCTCAACCGCGACAATGGCCAGTGGCTGGAACGCCATACCCGCCTGGAGCGGGAACTGGCGCAGGCACGCCAGCGGACCGATGCCCAGCAACGCGAGCGCGACGCGCTGCGCCTGACGGCCGCCGAGCACCAAGCCCTGCAGGTGCGCTGGACCCAAGATGTCCAAGCGCTGGAATGCGTGCGCGCCGAACTGGCTGCGGCGCGGGCCGAGCTGGTCGAAGAGCGCCAGCGCCGGGAACACGCCGAGGCGGACACCTTGCGGGCCACGGTGCGCCTGAGCACGTTGGAACAACTCCTGGCGCGGCTGCGGCCAGTGCACTCCGTTGGCGAACCCGAAAACGCCATCTCAGCCGGTGCAATGCCGGCAGGCAGATGA